A single Numenius arquata chromosome 1, bNumArq3.hap1.1, whole genome shotgun sequence DNA region contains:
- the TPBGL gene encoding trophoblast glycoprotein-like: MARRQARATGGGCWLPWLGLALLPLAVPPAAAPPGGCPSACYCVATPELVQCRYERLEEPPKELPVTVHNLSITGSNLSILHPAAFAARPLPDLRLLRLRHDNIQTIEDMALQGLPALRTLDLSHNPLLWVAPGAFAGVPLLRTLQLNQALLAAPLEEQLALALRNLSLQRLELAGNGLRALPATLLPAGLEELDLRNNSLQRLTAAELRSLEAPGLRGLRLTLGANPLSCDCALRPFLAWLRATVARVPDARSLHCAGPPPLRGTALLRLRPEGLTCAADEGGEPGRLETASYVFFGIVLALIGIVFLMVLYLNRRGIKRWLHNLREACRDQMEGYHYRYEQDADPRRTSAIGTPGL, translated from the coding sequence ATGGCCCGCAGGCAGGCGCGGGCAACGGGCGGCGGGTGCTGGTTGCCCTGGCTAGGGCTCGCCTTGCTACCGCTGGCCgtaccccccgccgccgccccccccgggggtTGCCCGTCCGCCTGCTACTGCGTGGCCACCCCGGAGCTGGTGCAGTGCCGGTATGAGCGGTTGGAGGAACCGCCGAAGGAGCTGCCGGTCACCGTGCACAACCTCAGCATCACCGGCAGCAACctcagcatcctgcatcccgccGCCTTCGCCGCCCGCCCGCTGCCGGACCTCCGCCTGCTCCGCTTGCGCCACGACAACATCCAAACCATCGAGGACATGGCTCTGCAAGGCTTGCCCGCCCTTCGTACCCTCGACCTCAGCCACAATcctctgctctgggtggcccCCGGGGCTTTCGCCGGCGTGCCCCTGCTGCGTACGCTGCAGCTCAACCAGGCGCTGCTGGCCGCCCCGCTGGAGGAGCAGCTCGCCTTGGCCCTGCGCAACCTCAGCCTGCAGCGCTTGGAACTGGCGGGCAACGGGCTGCGGGCGCTGCCGGCCACCCTGTTGCCGGCCGGCTTGGAGGAGCTGGACCTGCGGAACAACTCGCTGCAGCGGCTGACGGCCGCCGAGCTGCGGAGCCTGGAAGCCCCGGGCTTGAGGGGCCTGCGGCTCACTTTGGGGGCCAACCCGTTGAGCTGCGACTGCGCCCTGCGCCCTTTCCTCGCCTGGCTACGTGCCACCGTCGCCCGCGTGCCCGATGCCCGCAGCCTGCACTGCGCCGGGCCACCGCCGCTACGCGGGACCGCTCTGCTGCGCCTGCGGCCCGAGGGCTTGACGTGCGCGGCCGACGAGGGCGGCGAGCCCGGGCGGCTGGAGACGGCCTCCTACGTCTTCTTCGGCATCGTGTTGGCCCTCATCGGCATCGTCTTCCTCATGGTGCTCTACCTGAACCGCCGCGGCATCAAGCGTTGGCTCCACAACCTCCGGGAGGCTTGTCGCGACCAGATGGAGGGCTACCACTACCGCTACGAGCAGGACGCCGATCCCCGACGTACCAGCGCCATCGGAACCCCCGGGCTCTGA